One Archangium violaceum genomic window, ATGCCCGGCGTCACCCCCGCCATCACGTCCGGGTTGCCCGCCTTGCCGATGCCGGCGATGCGCCCACCCTTGATGCCGATGTCCGCCTTGTAGATGCCCGTCCAGTCGATGATGAGCGCGTTGGTGATGACGCAGTCCAGGGCCTCGGCGTCACCCACCCCGGCATTCTGGCCCATGCCCTCGCGCAGCACCTTGCCGCCGCCGAACTTGCACTCGTCTCCGTAGACGGTGAGGTCCTTCTCCACCTCGGCCAGCAGCCCCGTGTCCCCCAGCCGGACCCGGTCGCCCGTGGTGGGACCGAACATGTCCGCGTAGTGACGGCGATCCATCTTCCGGCTCATGCGCCCTCCTCGTGTCCGAAGCCCCGCTCGGCCACCTGGCCCAGGGCGCGTTGCTGGTTCTCTGGAGACACCGGTCCGGAGCCCAGCGCGTTACCGCCCTGAACCACCCGCGCCCCGGCGATGGCCACCAGCGATACCGTCTTCTTCTCTCCGGGCTCGAAGCGCACCGCCGTGCCCGCCGGGATGTCCAGCCGCCGCCCGTACGCCTTGGCCCGGTCGAAGACGAGCGCGCGGTTCGTCTCGAAGAAGGGATAGTGGCTGCCCACCTGCACCGGACGATCTCCCCGGTTGGTGACCTCCACGGTGACGGCGTCGCGGCCCTCGTTGAGCACCAGCTCGCCCGGCTGCACGAACACCTCGCCCGGCCGCACCGCCTCGTGTTGAGGGGCCCGCGTGAAGCGCTCCAGCGGCGGCACGGGGAGGAAGCTCCCGTAGAGCGCCAGTGACAGGTCGCCGTGCTCGGCCTCGATGGGGTGATGCACCGTCACCAGCTTCGAGCCGTCCGGAAAGGTGCCCTCCACCTGCACCTCCGCCACCATCTCCGGCACGCCCTCCATCACCTGCGCGCGCCCCAGGAACTTGCGCCCTAGGTCCATCAGCTCGGCCACGCTCCGGCCGTCGCGAATGAACTCCAGGAGCTGGGTGGCGATGAGGGCCACTGCCTCGGGGTAGTTGAGCCTCAACCCCCTCGCCAGGCGCTTCTGGGCCAGGAAGCCCGCGCCGTGAAGCAGCAGCTTGTCGATTTCCCGCGGCGACAGATGCATGCACCCTCCGGGTGGTCCCCGCCCAGGCCGGAGCCGGGCGGTTCGGAGCACCCTACCGCGATGCGTCATCCACTGCCAGAACCGCCGGGCTTCACCCCCTGCGGGTCCAGGGGTCATCCCCGAGCAGGGCGGGGAGGAAGGACAGCCACTCGCGAGCGGTACGCACGAGGGCCTCGGCGGAAGAGGCCGCCACCCGGAGCACCAGCCCATCCGGCCCGAGCGGGCTGGCGGAGCAGACGAGCCCGGCCCGAGGGGTGACGGGCAGGGCCCCCACGTGCGCGGCGAGCGCCTCGCGGGCGGCGTCCAGTGCGGGCCCCACCAGGAGCACGGTGCCGATCGCGTCGAAGCGGCCCAGCCGCGCGGGGAGCGCCCCGTGGGAGGGGTCGAGCAGCCAGCGCTCATCGAGCAGGGCCCGGCCCTCGCGGTGGACGCGGAGCGTGGAGGCGTACCGCGAGAAGGCCCACCGCTCGCCGTTGGCGCTGCGGCCAGCGGTGACCAGGTCCATGAGCACGAGCGAGGCGCCCGGGGCGAGCTGGACGTCCTGGCGCTGCGCGAACCGGGCGCCCGTGAAGCACATGGTGGGGTCCGGCGCGAGCACGAGCAGCGCGCCCTCCTCCACCCGCGCCGACAGCTCGCTGCGGCAGCCACGAGGCGAACGGTAGACCCGGGTGGAGCCCTGGCTCGACAGGAGCGCGGTGGCACCTGGGGCCACCGCGATGTCCACGGCGAGGTGGTCTCCATCCACCAATCCCCCTCCGAGCGAGCTGGTGTAGACCCAGGCGGCGTGCCCGTGGTTGCGCGGCGTCAACAGCCGCAAGGGGCTGTGTGCGCGCGCGGTGCGCACTACGGTGCGAGGACCCACGCGCTCGAAGGCGAGCCGCGCGTCCCCTTCGCGGTGGGCCCGAGGGACTCCAGGATGATGGATGGGCTCACTCTGAATCATGGGTGCACCTGGCCAGAGGTCTACTCTGAATCCTTGGCGCTGGCCATGAGCGCGCGGGCGTGAAGCTCCTTCAGCTTCGCATTGCGGTCGCGTGCCTGCACCCACTCATCCAGCCGCGCGGCATCCAGCACGACGACGAGCACCTCGCCCGAGCGCTCTGCCGCCAATCCACTCTCGAATCCCTTGGCGAAGCCGCCGAGCGAAATGAAGAACCCGAGCCGGCAGCGGCCATAACGCCGTTCAATCTTCTTGAGGAAGACGTCGAGTTCCTTGCGCTCGACCGGTTTCGACCAGTTCTTGCACTCGCCCAGAATGTATTGCGACTGCGCCTGCAGCCAGAAAGGGTCCGTCGACTCGTTGGGAATGATGATGTCGATCTCCTCGTCCAGGCTCTTGCGATTCGTCTGGGTGCGCTCGAAGCCAGCAATCGACTTGAACAAGAGCGCGACCAGATCTTCGAGCAGTGCCCCCTTCTTGAACGGATCGCGCTCGGTCCGAACCCCGTGCCACAGCTCACGGATGGTCTCTTCCCGCTTGCCATTCGCGAGCGCCGCCATCCGCCGCTCGCGCGCCGCTTCCAGCGCGTGACGCACCTTCACCTTGAGGATGGCCTCGAAATAGGCGTTCTTCTCGAGGTAGTCGTAGGCCCCCGCCGTAAAGGCGCGATTCACCGAGTCCGAGTCGGCGATCCCCGTCACGAGGATGACCTTTGCTTCTGGCGCCCGCTGCCGGATGGACTGGATGAGGTCCAGACCCGTGTCCGGCCCGTAGCGGCCCTGGAGCTTGCGGTCGAGCAGCACCAGGTCCCACCCCGGCTGCTCCAGCTTCGCAAGTGCCGAGGGACCGTCCGTGGCCGCGTCCACGGAGTACCCCTCGGTCGCCAGAATGGTGCGGTAGGTCTCGAGGAACGCCGGCTCATCGTCGACGAGGAGGATTCTTCCGGTGGGGTTCATGGCCGCTCCATACCAGTGGTGGATATCCGCATCACGAAGCGCGCTCCCCCCAGGGGTGAGGCGTCACAGGCAACCAGGCCCTTCATCTCCTTCTCGATTACCTCTCGAACGAGGGCAAGTCCAAGCCCACTGCTGCCCCGTAGGGAGATCCCCTCCTCGAAGACCGCCCTCCGCATCTCCTCGGGGACTCCAGGACCGTTGTCCTCGATGGAGATCCGCACAGCACTGGCCCCCTCGAGCGCCTCGGCCCGCAGCCGGATGACGGGGG contains:
- a CDS encoding response regulator, whose translation is MNPTGRILLVDDEPAFLETYRTILATEGYSVDAATDGPSALAKLEQPGWDLVLLDRKLQGRYGPDTGLDLIQSIRQRAPEAKVILVTGIADSDSVNRAFTAGAYDYLEKNAYFEAILKVKVRHALEAARERRMAALANGKREETIRELWHGVRTERDPFKKGALLEDLVALLFKSIAGFERTQTNRKSLDEEIDIIIPNESTDPFWLQAQSQYILGECKNWSKPVERKELDVFLKKIERRYGRCRLGFFISLGGFAKGFESGLAAERSGEVLVVVLDAARLDEWVQARDRNAKLKELHARALMASAKDSE
- a CDS encoding urease accessory protein UreD, coding for MIQSEPIHHPGVPRAHREGDARLAFERVGPRTVVRTARAHSPLRLLTPRNHGHAAWVYTSSLGGGLVDGDHLAVDIAVAPGATALLSSQGSTRVYRSPRGCRSELSARVEEGALLVLAPDPTMCFTGARFAQRQDVQLAPGASLVLMDLVTAGRSANGERWAFSRYASTLRVHREGRALLDERWLLDPSHGALPARLGRFDAIGTVLLVGPALDAAREALAAHVGALPVTPRAGLVCSASPLGPDGLVLRVAASSAEALVRTAREWLSFLPALLGDDPWTRRG
- the ureA gene encoding urease subunit gamma, whose protein sequence is MHLSPREIDKLLLHGAGFLAQKRLARGLRLNYPEAVALIATQLLEFIRDGRSVAELMDLGRKFLGRAQVMEGVPEMVAEVQVEGTFPDGSKLVTVHHPIEAEHGDLSLALYGSFLPVPPLERFTRAPQHEAVRPGEVFVQPGELVLNEGRDAVTVEVTNRGDRPVQVGSHYPFFETNRALVFDRAKAYGRRLDIPAGTAVRFEPGEKKTVSLVAIAGARVVQGGNALGSGPVSPENQQRALGQVAERGFGHEEGA